A window of the Rhizobium brockwellii genome harbors these coding sequences:
- a CDS encoding cytochrome c oxidase subunit 3 yields the protein MNVILVFLAAIGAIIIWWLSGQRLTSKPWLETGSVQLPDHHSTERPPVPAVKIGLFVFLGVVGALFSLAVSAYFMRAASADWWAMPVPRLLWVNTAALALSSASLQWAKREAGQGRMENLRPALAAAFVLAVAFLVGQVQAWRELVAAGYVLVDNPANSFFYMLTGLHGLHILGGLAVLAHTTVRAFSTDVAPERLRLSVDLSAIYSHFMLAVWLLLFALFAGWANDFVDLCRTLLN from the coding sequence ATGAACGTCATCCTGGTCTTCCTTGCTGCAATCGGCGCCATCATCATCTGGTGGCTTTCCGGGCAGCGGCTGACCTCGAAGCCCTGGCTGGAAACCGGATCGGTGCAGTTGCCGGATCATCACAGCACTGAGCGGCCGCCGGTGCCGGCAGTGAAGATCGGCCTCTTCGTGTTTCTCGGCGTCGTTGGCGCGCTCTTCAGCCTTGCCGTCAGCGCCTATTTCATGCGTGCGGCGTCCGCCGACTGGTGGGCGATGCCGGTTCCGCGCCTCCTCTGGGTGAACACCGCGGCACTTGCCTTGAGCAGTGCCTCGCTGCAATGGGCGAAACGAGAAGCGGGGCAGGGCCGCATGGAAAACCTGCGGCCGGCGCTTGCCGCCGCGTTTGTCCTTGCCGTCGCTTTTCTCGTCGGACAGGTTCAGGCATGGCGGGAGCTCGTGGCGGCCGGCTACGTGCTTGTCGACAATCCCGCCAACAGCTTCTTCTACATGCTGACCGGCCTGCACGGGCTGCATATCCTCGGCGGGCTTGCCGTGCTCGCGCACACGACGGTCAGGGCATTTTCAACCGACGTCGCGCCGGAGAGGCTGCGCCTCAGCGTCGATCTTTCCGCCATCTATTCGCATTTCATGCTCGCCGTCTGGCTGTTGCTCTTCGCGCTCTTTGCCGGCTGGGCGAATGATTTCGTCGATCTCTGC